The segment TTGTCGTAGAAGCCTGAGCTGTTCTCCAGAATAAACACAGGCTTATTGTAGCGGTCATACACCAGGTTCAACGTATACCGCAGCCCAACAGGGTCGATCTGCCAGCCCCACTCATTTTCCGGCAAATGCGGGTTTTTATAGACACTGTGTACGTTGCCTGCCGTCAGTTCGAGCTGCTCTGTGTCACTGCTGGAGATCATGGAGTTGTAGTAGGACATACCAACGTAATCCGCCGTATGTGCACGGATGCTATCCAGATCGCCATCCTCGATGTGCAGCGTGATATTTTTGTCTTTGAAATAAGTCTTGGCGTAATAAGGATATTCGCCCAGGTTCAAGACATCGAGGAAGAACTGGTTTTTCATCTGGTCATCCTTCTGCATCTGGAGGGCATCCTCCGGTTTGCAGGTGTACGGATAGGTAGTGAAGTAAGCTACCATGCTGCCGATTTGGTTACCCGGATCAATCTTATGCGCCAGTCTGGTTGCTCTGGAGGCTGCCACGAACTGATGGTGCAAGCCCTGGAACAGCATTTCCTCATAATTCGGTTTATCGTATTCGATAATTCCGAGCGTTTTTGCTCCGGCTTTGACACTCATATTGATCTCATTGAACGTCACCCAATACTTTACTTTGCCCTTGTAACGCTTGAATAACACCTCGCAGTATTTGACATATAAGTCCACCAGCCTGCGGTTATACCAGCCGCCGAATTTGTCAATCAGCACGATTGGCGTATCGAAATGACTAATGGTGATCAGCGGCTCCATGCCGTGCTTCAGACACTCCTCAATCACCTGATCATAGAATTGCAGCGCCTTCTCATTAGGGGCCGCATCATCCCCTCCAGGGAACACGCGCGCCCATGCGATAGAATAACGGAATACCTTGAAGCCCATTTCGGCGAACAGAGCGATATCTTCACGGAAGGTGTGGTAAAAGTCGATGCCGCGCCGTTTTGGATATTTCACAGTATCCGGGTCGTTTTTGGCTTCCTCGATCATTTCGCGGTTAATTCTCAACTGCTTGGTTACTTTACGATCATTATTCTTATTGAATTGCATCACATCAGGAATGGTCAGACTCTTCCCGTCTACATTATATGCACCTTCCGCCTGACAGGCGGAGAGAGCGCCTCCCCACAGGAAGCCTTCCGGAAATAGAGACTGTGTCATGATATTGTTCCTCCTTGATTGGTATGAGTTATGGAATCAGTTTGAGCAGTGCTCCGCTTTCTTGGATGGGACCGCTATCAGAGGCCGTCAGTACATCGGCGAACTGCTGCATATTGGTCACGACAATAGAGGTAATGGTAGGATACCCATCGGCAATAATTCCTGCGGGATCGAATTCCACCAGCAGATCACCAGCTTGTATGGCTTGTCCTTGCTCTACATAGGATTTGAAATGTTTGCCTTTCAGGCTCACCGTATTTACGCCGATATGAATCAGTATTTCTACGCCGTTAGCAGCTTTAAGCCCGATGGCGTGCTTGGTTCTGTACAATGCCTCAACCACTCCGTCAAAAGGGGCATACACTCTGCCTTCACTCGGCACAATAGCAATGCCTTTGCCCATCAGCTCCTGAGAAAAGGCTTGGTCCTCAACCTCGGCTAACGGCTTAATTTCACCTGTCATCGGACTGACGATCAGCATACCAGCGGTATCCGCAGCGCGGGATACCGAAGGGGTGGCATCCTGAGCGGCTGCCGGCGAAGCGGCGTTCTTCTTAGCCTTCGTAGTGGCTTGCCCGCCCGCATCTTCCTTGATGCCTGCGAGCAAGGTGAATACAAATCCCAGAACGACTGCTGCGATGGACCCGATCACAATATAGACGTATCGGTCTGCTGTATACGTTCCCAGGGCCAAGACTCCCGGAAGGGCGATAGCATTTGCACTCGCATGAACAATACTGTAGAAACCGCCTACGATTCCGGCTGCCGCACACCCGGCAAAGAACGGCCGTTTGTAACGAAGATTCACACCGTAAATCGCCGGCTCGGTAATGCCGAACAGGGCGGTGAAGCCGCTGGACCCGGCTGCGGATTTCATCGTATTGCTCTTGGTGAGGACGAAGACACCGAAGGCGGCTCCCGCCTGGGCAAGGTTAGCTGCAAGAGAGGCCGGCAGCAGCATGGTTGAGCCTATGCTGGCAATCTGTTGAATCTGGATCGGCATAATGGCGTAATGCATGCCAAACATAACCATAATGGGCTTGAAGAACCCAAGAATCGTACCTGCCAATACGCCAACGGTTGCATACAGGTAGTTGATGCCGTCGGTCAGCCAAGTACCGATATAAGAGCCGACCGGTCCAAGTACGATCAGTTCCAGCGGGATCATGATGAACAATACAATCATTGGAGTTAAGAGCACCCGCAGAAACTTGGGAATGAATTTGTCCACTACAGGGTAGAGGTAGCTCATGACCCACACGCCCAGAATGATTGGAATCACCGACGAGGAATATTTCATCAGCAGGATCGGCATGCCGAGGAAATCGATTGTTTTCACGCCGGTTTCGGCAATTTTGGCTGCGCCATCCAGAATCACGGGATGCATTAATCCGGCAGCAAGCGCAACGGCCAGATACGGATTGGTTTTAAATTTCTGGGCAGCACTTACAGCGATGAAGAAGGGCAGGAAGTAGAAAATCAGATCGCCAATCATATTGACGATGGACAGGAACCCGGAGCCTTCCATCCATCCTAGCGCTGCCAATACTGTAGCCACGCACTTGATCATACCGCAGCCGATCAAGGCCGGGAGCACTGGAGTGAAGATGCCTGCAATCGTCTCAAGGACCACATTTACCGGATTTTGTTTCTTTTTGGGAGCTGCATCTCCGTCTTCGCTCTGGAGGTTCCCCGAGGTGAGATTGCGCAGCTCAGCATACACAGCATCTACCTTGTTCCCGACCACCACTTGAACCTGCCCGCCTGCATTCTGCGCCTTCAGTACGCCTTCGAGTCGGTCCAGCACCTTCAGATCGGCCTTTCTGTCTTCTTTAAGCACGAATCTCAGCCGTGTTGCACAGTGGGTGAGCGATGAGATATTACGTTCGCCGCCTACAAGCTCCAGTACGTTTTGGGCCAATTCCTTGTTGTTCATGACCATTCTCCTTACATAAAGTAGTCTGGGAATAAAAAAATGACCAAGCCAGGGAATCGTCATTCCCGTGTGCTTGGTCATGCCTGATCGAATCAGTAACAGTCCAATTCATAGTATGCAATTATCGGGCAGGGCCGGCTAGTCGTTGGAGATTAACCTTTGAATGTGAAGAATCAGATACAGCTTCTCATCATTGGTGCAGCTCCAGCCGTAATTGTTCTGCAGGAATGCCGCGATCTTCTCCACACACTCCAGTTCACGCGGGAATTTCTCTGTTACCATCTCAAACAACGCTTCATTCTCTTTCTTCAGCGACTTGCCGCTCATCTGCCGCATGATGAAATAGCGGACATGGGTGGCGAAGCGCATGAAGTGAATGGACTCTTCCTCAAAATCAATTTTCAGCGCGTATTTGATGATGGACAGCATCTCGCCGGTAACGGTGGTAATTTTGGTTGTATCGCTCATTTCTCCAGACCCCACCTGGGCATTCACAAAATGTAAGGCAATCAGGGTCGTTTCGGCTGCCGGGAGACGGACTCCCGCTGTAGCTTCAATTAACCGGACTGCAGCTTCACCTACACGGGTCTCATCCGGGTATAGGGTGCGCACTTCCCATTCCAGCGGATTCTTGATGGAGACACCTTCACGGGTTCGGGCCAGAGCAAAGCTTATATGGTCAGAGAGAGTGAGCAGCAGATTGGTATTGAACGTCTTATGCAGAATGTCGCTGCCCATGGTAATGACTTCTTCCGCCAGATAGATATGCTCAATCGGAATGCTGTTCAACAAGTCGTACATGCGGATGTTTTTGGGAGCGACAAAGATTTTCTCCACCACCATATCGGTTTCAGTCAACTGATAGGGGGTCTTTGGGAAACCAACGCCCTTGCCAACCACAAACACTTCCTCATTGTTGTCATTAATAGCAATAGCTACATTGTTGTTCACTTTTTTGATGACCTTCATACATACTCACCTCCCCGCCAAATAAAAAATGACCGAAAAGGATTACAAAAAAATGTAATCGTTTTCGGTCATGCCTGGTTGCCCAGTAACAGTCCGTGTAAGGAATATAACCTTATTATAATCAGCAGCTTCGAAATGTCAATCATGCATTTTATGGGTATTAGAAATCAATTTATATGTCACTTCGCATAACATTGAATAGCTAATTTTAGGCTCGAATACGAAATATTCAGCGAAATAATTGATTGTCATGATGAAATTAGCTTAAAATACACTCAACAAGTCAGTTATTCTGACATATAATTAAGCAATCTTATGTATCTATAATATATGAAGAGGTGGGGCAGCCATGATAGAGGAAAAGAAACGGCAGACAGAGCTTGAACTCCCGCGTGATTGCACCTTCTCGCCTGAAGACTGGCGTATTCTGGCCCAGTACTGGTATCCGGTGGCTACGGCAGCAGAGGTACAAGATCAGCCGGTGGCCGTGAAGCTGCTGGATATGAAGCTGGTATGCTACCGCAGCGGAGGCAAGGTGGTTATTGCCCGGGATCTGTGTTTTCACCGGGGAGCCCCGCTGAGTAAGGGATGGGTGGAGAACGGGGAGATTGTCTGCCCGTATCACGGGTTCCGCTATAATTGTGAGGGGAAATGTACTGCGGTACCGGCACATCCAAGCGCCAAAATCTCGCCCAAATTGAAATTGATTGTCTATCCGGCCATCGAACGCTACGGTCTGATCTGGACCTGCCTGGCAGATGCGCCGGAGCAGATTCCCGCCTTCCCGGCCTGGGATGATCCCGACTATATTAATATTCTGATTCCGAGCTTCGATATCGCCGGCTCCTCCGGGCGGCAGATGGAAGGCTTCCTTGATGTATCCCATTTCGCTTACGTGCATACGGCAACCTTCGGTGACCGCAATAATACAGAGGTTCCCCAGTACAAGGTGTGGCGTGAAGGAGAGACGGAGCTGGTGGCCGAATACTGGAGCACGGTCAGCAACTATGGCAAAGGGCAGGAGAATCCTGCACCGGAAGGCTTCCAGTGGCTGCGGGAGTTCCGTGTATTCGCACCGTTCGCCGCATCGCTGACGGTCTATTTCCCGGATGAGGGCAGGCTGAAGATTCTGAACTGTGCATCTCCGGTGTCGGCCCGTTATACCCGGCTGTTCTGCCCGATCTCGCGGAATTTTGACAAGAACGCTCCCTTGGAGGATACGGTGAAGTTCAATCTGCAGGTGTTCCAGGAGGATGCGGAGATGGTGGAATCGCAGACGCCGGAGGATCTCCCGCTGGATCTGCAGGCTGAAGCCCATAT is part of the Paenibacillus sp. FSL M7-0420 genome and harbors:
- a CDS encoding aromatic ring-hydroxylating dioxygenase subunit alpha, which produces MIEEKKRQTELELPRDCTFSPEDWRILAQYWYPVATAAEVQDQPVAVKLLDMKLVCYRSGGKVVIARDLCFHRGAPLSKGWVENGEIVCPYHGFRYNCEGKCTAVPAHPSAKISPKLKLIVYPAIERYGLIWTCLADAPEQIPAFPAWDDPDYINILIPSFDIAGSSGRQMEGFLDVSHFAYVHTATFGDRNNTEVPQYKVWREGETELVAEYWSTVSNYGKGQENPAPEGFQWLREFRVFAPFAASLTVYFPDEGRLKILNCASPVSARYTRLFCPISRNFDKNAPLEDTVKFNLQVFQEDAEMVESQTPEDLPLDLQAEAHIPADRTSIAYRQLLSSLGLGQNYTS
- a CDS encoding beta-glucoside-specific PTS transporter subunit IIABC — protein: MNNKELAQNVLELVGGERNISSLTHCATRLRFVLKEDRKADLKVLDRLEGVLKAQNAGGQVQVVVGNKVDAVYAELRNLTSGNLQSEDGDAAPKKKQNPVNVVLETIAGIFTPVLPALIGCGMIKCVATVLAALGWMEGSGFLSIVNMIGDLIFYFLPFFIAVSAAQKFKTNPYLAVALAAGLMHPVILDGAAKIAETGVKTIDFLGMPILLMKYSSSVIPIILGVWVMSYLYPVVDKFIPKFLRVLLTPMIVLFIMIPLELIVLGPVGSYIGTWLTDGINYLYATVGVLAGTILGFFKPIMVMFGMHYAIMPIQIQQIASIGSTMLLPASLAANLAQAGAAFGVFVLTKSNTMKSAAGSSGFTALFGITEPAIYGVNLRYKRPFFAGCAAAGIVGGFYSIVHASANAIALPGVLALGTYTADRYVYIVIGSIAAVVLGFVFTLLAGIKEDAGGQATTKAKKNAASPAAAQDATPSVSRAADTAGMLIVSPMTGEIKPLAEVEDQAFSQELMGKGIAIVPSEGRVYAPFDGVVEALYRTKHAIGLKAANGVEILIHIGVNTVSLKGKHFKSYVEQGQAIQAGDLLVEFDPAGIIADGYPTITSIVVTNMQQFADVLTASDSGPIQESGALLKLIP
- a CDS encoding PRD domain-containing protein, which produces MKVIKKVNNNVAIAINDNNEEVFVVGKGVGFPKTPYQLTETDMVVEKIFVAPKNIRMYDLLNSIPIEHIYLAEEVITMGSDILHKTFNTNLLLTLSDHISFALARTREGVSIKNPLEWEVRTLYPDETRVGEAAVRLIEATAGVRLPAAETTLIALHFVNAQVGSGEMSDTTKITTVTGEMLSIIKYALKIDFEEESIHFMRFATHVRYFIMRQMSGKSLKKENEALFEMVTEKFPRELECVEKIAAFLQNNYGWSCTNDEKLYLILHIQRLISND
- a CDS encoding glycoside hydrolase family 1 protein; the protein is MTQSLFPEGFLWGGALSACQAEGAYNVDGKSLTIPDVMQFNKNNDRKVTKQLRINREMIEEAKNDPDTVKYPKRRGIDFYHTFREDIALFAEMGFKVFRYSIAWARVFPGGDDAAPNEKALQFYDQVIEECLKHGMEPLITISHFDTPIVLIDKFGGWYNRRLVDLYVKYCEVLFKRYKGKVKYWVTFNEINMSVKAGAKTLGIIEYDKPNYEEMLFQGLHHQFVAASRATRLAHKIDPGNQIGSMVAYFTTYPYTCKPEDALQMQKDDQMKNQFFLDVLNLGEYPYYAKTYFKDKNITLHIEDGDLDSIRAHTADYVGMSYYNSMISSSDTEQLELTAGNVHSVYKNPHLPENEWGWQIDPVGLRYTLNLVYDRYNKPVFILENSSGFYDKLNEDGTVNDPYRIEFLRKHIEQMGLAIQDGVEMIGYTMWGPIDMISSSTSEMSKRYGFIYVDQDDYGNGTMKRTRKDSFYWYQNVIRTNGAEL